A window of the Burkholderia sp. 9120 genome harbors these coding sequences:
- a CDS encoding DSD1 family PLP-dependent enzyme, with amino-acid sequence MKLDRIETPAALIDVARMQKNIARMQGQMNTLGVAFRPHVKTTKCIDVVRAQIAAGARGIAVSTLKEAEAFFAAGVADILYAVSMVPAKLPRALALRRQGCDLKLVVDNPGAASAIAAFGDQHGEAFEVWIEVDTDGHRSGITPEQDTLLVVGRILHENGVKVGGVMTHAGSSYELDTPEALAALAEQERAGCVRAAERLREAGIACPAVSVGSTPTALAAAQLDGVTEVRAGVYVLFDLVMHNVGVCALDDIALSVLATVIGHQADKGWAILDAGWMALSRDRGTSKQAHDFGYGQPCLLNGTPLAGYVVSGANQEHGILSSTSRSTSAAAHTGSADDITQRFPLGMKLRILPNHACATGAQFPEYHAVTPDGASVEWRRFHGW; translated from the coding sequence ATGAAACTCGACCGCATTGAAACGCCTGCCGCGCTGATCGACGTCGCGCGCATGCAGAAGAACATCGCCCGCATGCAGGGGCAGATGAACACGCTGGGCGTGGCGTTCCGCCCGCATGTGAAGACCACCAAATGTATCGACGTGGTGCGCGCGCAGATCGCTGCCGGCGCGCGCGGCATAGCAGTGTCCACGCTGAAGGAGGCGGAGGCGTTCTTCGCGGCCGGGGTCGCCGACATTCTGTACGCGGTCAGCATGGTGCCCGCCAAGTTGCCGCGCGCGTTGGCGCTGCGCCGCCAGGGCTGCGATCTGAAGCTGGTGGTGGACAACCCGGGCGCGGCGTCGGCGATTGCCGCGTTCGGCGACCAGCACGGTGAAGCGTTCGAGGTGTGGATCGAGGTCGACACCGACGGACACCGCTCCGGTATTACGCCCGAACAGGACACCTTGCTCGTGGTCGGCCGGATTCTGCATGAGAACGGCGTCAAGGTAGGCGGCGTGATGACGCACGCCGGTTCCAGCTACGAACTCGATACGCCCGAAGCGCTCGCCGCGCTCGCGGAGCAGGAACGCGCGGGCTGCGTGCGCGCGGCGGAGCGGCTGCGCGAAGCCGGCATTGCGTGCCCCGCCGTCAGCGTGGGCTCGACGCCGACCGCGCTGGCCGCCGCGCAACTGGACGGGGTGACCGAAGTGCGCGCCGGCGTCTACGTGCTGTTCGATCTGGTCATGCACAACGTCGGCGTGTGCGCGCTCGACGACATCGCGCTGAGCGTGCTCGCCACTGTGATCGGTCATCAGGCGGACAAGGGCTGGGCGATTCTCGACGCGGGCTGGATGGCGTTGAGCCGCGATCGCGGCACGTCGAAGCAGGCGCACGATTTCGGCTACGGCCAGCCGTGTTTGCTGAACGGCACGCCGCTAGCCGGGTACGTGGTGAGCGGCGCGAATCAGGAGCACGGGATACTGTCGTCGACGTCGAGATCAACGTCGGCCGCAGCACACACAGGTTCCGCCGACGACATCACCCAGCGCTTTCCGCTCGGCATGAAACTGCGCATTCTGCCGAACCATGCGTGCGCAACCGGCGCGCAGTTTCCCGAGTATCACGCGGTGACGCCGGACGGCGCCAGCGTGGAATGGCGACGCTTTCACGGCTGGTGA
- a CDS encoding LysR family transcriptional regulator yields MNDSTDIRFLLTIRDSGSLIAAARKLGLSPSAVTQRLQQLEKKLGTQLVNRTARRLQFTEEGTLLCERGAELVQQFDALFDDLQMRRGGLIGTLKINAPLGFGRRHLAPAIAAFQQENPDIDVALTLSDQPLTETMDRFDIVVHIGELPVSNRVGYTIAPNARFVCAAPALIRRVGAPASPEELSRLPCIVLRENNEDVTLWQFSKGRARHSVRMAPRMSCNDGDVIRQWACEGRGVILRSEWDVADDLAKGKLVRLLPGWKTPDANVVALTHQRAGLPARTRHFMQYLQGRFRPLPPWRR; encoded by the coding sequence ATGAACGATTCGACCGATATCCGTTTCCTGCTAACCATTCGCGACAGCGGCAGCCTGATCGCCGCGGCGCGAAAACTGGGGCTATCGCCGTCGGCGGTGACACAGCGTCTTCAGCAACTCGAAAAGAAGTTGGGCACGCAACTGGTGAACCGCACCGCGCGCCGCCTGCAATTCACGGAAGAAGGCACCTTGCTGTGCGAACGCGGCGCCGAACTGGTCCAGCAGTTCGACGCCTTGTTCGACGATTTGCAGATGCGCCGCGGCGGCTTGATAGGCACACTGAAAATCAACGCGCCGCTCGGTTTCGGCCGGCGCCACCTCGCGCCGGCGATTGCGGCCTTCCAGCAGGAGAATCCGGATATCGACGTAGCGCTCACGCTCTCCGACCAGCCGTTGACCGAGACCATGGATCGCTTCGACATCGTCGTGCATATCGGCGAGCTGCCGGTGTCGAACCGGGTCGGCTATACGATCGCGCCGAATGCGCGCTTCGTCTGCGCGGCGCCCGCACTGATCCGCCGCGTCGGTGCGCCGGCGTCGCCCGAAGAACTGAGCCGGCTGCCCTGCATCGTGCTGCGCGAGAATAACGAAGACGTCACGCTCTGGCAGTTCAGCAAGGGCCGCGCGCGTCACAGCGTACGCATGGCGCCGCGTATGAGCTGCAACGACGGCGACGTGATCCGCCAGTGGGCCTGCGAAGGTCGCGGCGTGATTCTGCGCTCGGAATGGGATGTCGCCGACGACCTCGCCAAAGGCAAGCTGGTGCGTTTGCTGCCAGGCTGGAAAACGCCGGATGCCAACGTGGTCGCGCTCACGCACCAGCGCGCCGGACTGCCCGCACGCACCCGTCATTTCATGCAGTATCTGCAAGGCCGCTTCAGGCCGCTGCCGCCGTGGCGGCGCTGA
- a CDS encoding formylglycine-generating enzyme family protein has translation MSRQVRGTIVRYGAAACVVLTLAVSAAGIPAVAAVATTATAATAAQPAVRLGSLPACKAFNGLPPASEQNDQVRVPAGSFVMGSDGGYPEEAPARPVKVGGFMIDRYDVTNAEFARFVAATGYRTLAERGLDAKRYPSLPAQMTRPGSTVFLPPKDLLVSAMQWWHFVPGADWRHPTGPDSSIDGLANHPVVHIAYEDALAYAKWRGRDLPTEAEYEYAAHGGTSTTYPWGDTFEIRAKLMANTWQGAFPFQNTAKDGFVSTSPVGCFPGNGYGLYDMVGNVWQWVKDPWQQNHAQRANEPPPNPDVDLEDALVAKARSTELGTIKGGSFLCSPIYCKRYRPSARHAQDVTMGTNHIGFRTVLRLPPGS, from the coding sequence ATGAGCAGGCAGGTCCGTGGAACGATCGTGCGGTATGGGGCGGCGGCGTGCGTCGTGCTGACTCTGGCGGTGTCGGCGGCAGGGATTCCCGCGGTGGCGGCTGTGGCCACCACGGCCACTGCGGCCACCGCCGCGCAGCCGGCCGTGCGGCTCGGCAGCTTGCCGGCGTGCAAGGCCTTCAACGGCTTGCCGCCGGCGTCGGAACAGAACGATCAGGTGCGTGTGCCGGCCGGCAGCTTCGTGATGGGTTCGGATGGCGGTTATCCGGAAGAAGCGCCGGCGCGGCCCGTGAAAGTGGGCGGCTTCATGATCGATCGATACGACGTGACGAACGCGGAATTCGCGCGCTTCGTCGCGGCGACCGGTTACCGGACGCTCGCCGAACGCGGGCTCGATGCAAAGCGCTATCCGTCGTTGCCGGCGCAGATGACGCGCCCCGGCTCGACGGTGTTCCTACCGCCGAAAGATCTGCTGGTCAGTGCGATGCAATGGTGGCATTTCGTGCCGGGCGCCGACTGGCGGCATCCGACGGGACCGGACAGTTCGATTGACGGGCTCGCCAATCATCCGGTCGTGCATATCGCGTATGAAGATGCGCTGGCCTATGCGAAGTGGCGCGGCCGCGATCTGCCGACCGAAGCGGAGTACGAGTACGCGGCGCATGGCGGCACCTCGACTACTTACCCGTGGGGCGACACCTTCGAGATCCGCGCGAAGCTGATGGCCAACACATGGCAGGGCGCTTTTCCGTTTCAGAACACCGCGAAAGACGGCTTTGTGTCGACCTCGCCGGTGGGCTGTTTTCCGGGCAACGGCTACGGCCTTTACGACATGGTCGGCAATGTCTGGCAATGGGTGAAGGACCCGTGGCAGCAGAACCACGCGCAGCGGGCGAACGAGCCGCCGCCGAACCCCGATGTCGATCTCGAAGACGCGCTGGTCGCCAAGGCGCGTAGCACCGAACTCGGCACCATTAAAGGCGGCTCGTTTCTGTGTTCGCCGATCTATTGCAAACGTTATCGGCCCAGCGCGCGTCACGCGCAGGACGTGACGATGGGCACCAATCACATCGGCTTTCGCACCGTCTTGAGACTGCCGCCCGGGTCATAA
- a CDS encoding CoA-acylating methylmalonate-semialdehyde dehydrogenase translates to MNAVNEQAKLSVQQLGHFIGGAPVAATSGRFKDVFNPATGRVTGSVALASVEEVDAAVQAAKAAFPAWSETAPLKRARILFKFKELLNQHHDELAMLITREHGKVFTDAQGEVVRGIEVVEFACGIPNLLKTDFTDQIGGGIDNWNLRQALGVVAGITPFNFPVMVPMWMFPVALACGNTFVLKPSERDPSASLRIAALLKEAGLPDGVFNVVNGDKAAVDALIEHPDVAALSFVGSTPIAEYIHAEASKRGKRVQALGGAKNHLVVMPDADLDQAVDALIGAAYGSAGERCMAISVAVAVGHVADTLIEKLVPRVKSLVIKNGEHLDAEMGPLVTAEHKAKVAGYIASGVEEGAKLIVDGRTHPVANEAGFFIGGTLFDNVGTEMKIYQEEIFGPVLAVVRVPDFASAVALINAHEFGNGVSLFTSDGGVARAFGRQIQVGMVGINVPIPVPMAWHSFGGWKRSLFGDHHAYGEEGVRFYTRYKSIMQRWPDSIAKGAEFTMPVAK, encoded by the coding sequence ATGAATGCAGTGAACGAGCAGGCGAAGCTGTCGGTGCAGCAGTTGGGCCACTTTATCGGCGGCGCGCCGGTTGCGGCGACCAGCGGCCGCTTCAAGGACGTGTTCAATCCGGCCACCGGCAGGGTGACCGGTTCGGTTGCACTGGCTTCGGTCGAGGAAGTGGACGCCGCCGTGCAGGCCGCCAAAGCCGCATTCCCGGCCTGGAGTGAAACCGCACCGCTCAAGCGCGCGCGCATTCTGTTCAAGTTCAAGGAATTGCTGAACCAGCATCACGACGAACTTGCCATGCTGATCACGCGCGAACACGGCAAGGTGTTCACGGACGCGCAAGGCGAAGTGGTGCGCGGTATCGAAGTGGTCGAGTTCGCATGCGGCATTCCGAACCTGCTGAAGACCGACTTCACCGACCAGATCGGCGGCGGCATCGACAACTGGAATCTGCGTCAGGCGCTCGGCGTGGTCGCGGGCATCACGCCGTTCAATTTCCCGGTCATGGTGCCGATGTGGATGTTCCCGGTCGCGCTGGCTTGCGGCAATACGTTCGTGCTGAAGCCGTCCGAGCGCGATCCTTCCGCGTCGCTGCGTATCGCGGCGTTGCTGAAGGAAGCCGGTCTGCCCGACGGCGTGTTCAACGTCGTGAACGGCGACAAGGCGGCGGTCGACGCGCTGATCGAGCACCCGGACGTCGCGGCGCTGTCGTTCGTCGGCTCCACGCCGATTGCCGAATACATTCACGCGGAAGCGTCGAAGCGCGGCAAGCGCGTGCAGGCGCTCGGCGGCGCGAAGAATCACCTCGTGGTGATGCCGGACGCGGATCTGGACCAGGCGGTCGACGCGTTGATCGGCGCGGCCTACGGATCGGCGGGCGAGCGCTGCATGGCGATTTCGGTGGCGGTGGCGGTCGGCCATGTCGCCGACACGCTGATCGAGAAGCTGGTGCCGCGCGTCAAGTCGTTGGTGATCAAGAACGGCGAGCATCTCGATGCGGAGATGGGCCCGCTGGTGACCGCTGAACATAAGGCCAAGGTGGCCGGTTATATCGCTTCGGGCGTGGAGGAAGGCGCGAAGCTGATCGTCGACGGGCGCACGCACCCGGTGGCGAATGAGGCCGGCTTCTTTATCGGCGGCACGTTGTTCGATAACGTCGGGACCGAAATGAAGATCTATCAGGAAGAGATCTTCGGCCCAGTGCTGGCAGTGGTACGCGTGCCCGATTTCGCGAGCGCGGTCGCATTGATCAACGCGCATGAGTTCGGCAACGGCGTGTCGTTGTTCACGTCGGACGGCGGCGTGGCACGCGCGTTTGGCCGCCAGATTCAGGTCGGCATGGTCGGCATCAACGTGCCGATTCCGGTGCCGATGGCGTGGCACTCGTTCGGCGGCTGGAAGCGCTCGCTGTTCGGCGATCATCATGCTTATGGCGAAGAGGGCGTGCGCTTCTATACGCGCTACAAGAGCATCATGCAGCGCTGGCCGGATAGCATCGCGAAGGGTGCGGAATTCACGATGCCGGTAGCGAAGTAA
- a CDS encoding arylsulfatase: MSFRTILAATFVGGACTVVMPFAHAADAAAAAAASTPAATPAATPVARPNVLLILADDVGRSDLGAFGSEIATPNLDALAAHGRLLDTMYVAPTCSPTRSMLLSGMDNHLAGVGNMAEMITPHLTPEEINRPGYEGGLNQRVAALPEIMKDAGYWTVMAGKWHLGGSDGMRPDQRGFERSYALMNGGASHFKQKVMTIASDAPEPTYRENGKKIDLPADFYSSRNYTDKLIAYLQDSQRGGKPFFAYAAYTAAHLPLQAPDDELQKVRGQYDVGYDVIAQRRIDKMKRLGLVPKDAQPAPLPQGTKPWNALSADEKARSARTMEAYAALVGDLDRNVGRLIAYLKASGQYDNTLIVFLSDNGPEGNAWDLDDGNAKWITQTFDNSLANIGRANSFVFEGPAWGQVSAQPFRLFKAYTNEGGIRSPAFVSFPGHVQAGKSEQVLTVKDLTPTILDFAGIKQPGIEFHGHTVLPMQGMSMKPYLTGERKRVHVDDYVYGMELMGRNALRKGNWKLVYSYDNGKGHWQLYDLAHDRGELHDLSAKRPEVLEQMLTEWAQYVQQNNVVETGRDTSYPRADY, encoded by the coding sequence ATGAGCTTTCGCACTATCCTTGCAGCAACCTTTGTCGGCGGCGCGTGCACGGTTGTGATGCCGTTCGCGCACGCGGCGGACGCGGCCGCGGCGGCGGCGGCATCGACGCCCGCCGCGACACCCGCGGCGACACCTGTCGCGCGTCCCAACGTGCTGCTGATCCTCGCCGACGACGTCGGGCGTTCGGACCTCGGCGCATTCGGCAGCGAGATCGCCACGCCGAATCTCGATGCGCTGGCCGCGCACGGCCGGCTGCTCGACACGATGTACGTTGCGCCGACCTGTTCGCCCACCCGTTCGATGTTGCTCTCCGGCATGGACAATCACCTGGCCGGCGTCGGCAATATGGCGGAGATGATCACACCGCATCTGACGCCCGAAGAGATCAACCGTCCCGGCTACGAAGGCGGCCTGAATCAGCGGGTGGCGGCATTGCCGGAGATCATGAAAGACGCCGGCTACTGGACGGTGATGGCCGGCAAGTGGCATCTGGGCGGCAGCGACGGCATGCGACCCGACCAGCGCGGCTTCGAACGCTCCTATGCGTTGATGAACGGCGGCGCGTCGCATTTCAAACAGAAGGTCATGACGATCGCCTCGGACGCGCCGGAGCCGACCTATCGCGAGAACGGCAAGAAGATCGATCTGCCGGCCGACTTCTATTCGTCGCGCAACTACACCGACAAGCTGATTGCCTACCTGCAGGACTCGCAGCGCGGCGGCAAGCCGTTCTTCGCGTATGCGGCCTACACGGCGGCGCATCTGCCGCTGCAGGCGCCGGACGACGAGTTGCAGAAGGTGCGCGGCCAGTACGACGTGGGCTACGACGTGATCGCGCAACGCCGCATCGACAAGATGAAGCGCCTCGGGCTGGTACCGAAGGACGCGCAACCCGCGCCGCTGCCTCAAGGCACGAAGCCGTGGAACGCCTTGAGCGCTGACGAAAAGGCGCGCTCGGCCCGCACCATGGAAGCCTACGCGGCGCTGGTGGGCGATCTCGACCGCAATGTCGGCCGGCTGATCGCCTATCTGAAAGCGAGCGGCCAGTATGACAACACGCTGATCGTCTTTCTGTCGGACAACGGTCCGGAAGGCAATGCATGGGACCTCGACGACGGTAACGCGAAATGGATTACGCAGACTTTCGACAATTCACTCGCCAATATTGGCCGCGCCAATTCGTTCGTGTTCGAGGGACCGGCCTGGGGACAGGTGAGCGCGCAACCATTCCGCCTCTTCAAGGCGTACACCAATGAGGGGGGCATTCGCTCTCCCGCGTTCGTGTCGTTTCCGGGGCATGTTCAGGCCGGCAAGAGCGAGCAGGTGCTCACCGTCAAGGACCTGACGCCGACCATTCTCGACTTCGCCGGTATCAAGCAGCCCGGTATTGAGTTCCACGGCCACACCGTCTTGCCGATGCAGGGCATGTCGATGAAACCGTATCTGACCGGCGAGCGCAAACGCGTGCACGTGGACGACTACGTGTACGGCATGGAACTGATGGGGCGTAACGCGCTGCGCAAGGGCAACTGGAAGCTCGTCTATTCCTACGACAACGGCAAGGGGCACTGGCAGTTGTACGACCTCGCGCACGACCGTGGCGAGTTGCACGACCTGTCCGCGAAACGTCCCGAAGTTCTCGAGCAGATGCTGACCGAGTGGGCGCAGTACGTGCAGCAGAACAACGTCGTCGAGACCGGGCGCGATACGTCCTATCCGCGCGCGGACTACTGA
- a CDS encoding APC family permease — translation MSIVAEPAPSTELRKGALGLGFIIFFVISAAGPLVAIAGGFPIGIMLGNGAGTPALLVATVAILLMFSAGYTAMSRHVTNAGGFYAFTARGLGGTAGGAAALIALLGYNTMQIGLYGMFGAVASGFLKTHFNLDTPWWICSLAAMASIGVFGYRQIDLSAKVLSLLVFGEYIVVLILDLAILKSGGDSGINAASFAPHTFMSGTPAIGFLFCFASFIGFEATTIYSEEAKDPQRTVPLATYISVLLIGVFYAFSAWCMVIGAGSDKIVKTLTALSDPTTFLYSLSDHYASKTLTAAMSVLFITSVYAGLLAFHNSASRYFFATGREGLLPQVLGRTHRVHCSPHVGSLLQTALAAVVVLVFIVAHADPVLTLFSWLTNVATLCIIALMALSSAAVVVFFRRHHRGDAGVMRVGVLPVLSGVALAVVLVLAIVNFPLLTGAGVGVSYALTGLLPLFAVAGVIAARTLKRRDRAAFERLGRSRL, via the coding sequence ATGAGCATCGTCGCTGAACCGGCACCGTCCACCGAATTGCGTAAGGGCGCGCTGGGACTGGGCTTCATCATTTTCTTCGTGATCTCGGCGGCCGGACCGCTGGTCGCGATCGCGGGCGGTTTTCCGATCGGCATCATGCTCGGCAACGGCGCGGGGACACCGGCGTTGCTGGTCGCGACGGTGGCGATTCTGCTGATGTTTTCCGCCGGCTACACGGCGATGTCGCGGCACGTGACCAACGCGGGCGGCTTCTACGCGTTCACGGCGCGCGGCCTCGGCGGCACGGCGGGCGGGGCGGCCGCATTGATCGCGCTGCTTGGCTACAACACGATGCAGATCGGGCTGTACGGCATGTTCGGCGCGGTCGCGTCGGGTTTCCTGAAGACCCACTTCAACCTCGATACCCCGTGGTGGATCTGCTCGCTCGCGGCGATGGCGAGCATCGGCGTGTTCGGCTACCGGCAGATCGATCTGTCCGCGAAGGTGCTCTCGCTGCTGGTGTTCGGCGAATACATCGTGGTGTTGATCCTCGATCTGGCGATTCTGAAGAGCGGCGGCGACAGCGGCATCAATGCGGCGTCGTTCGCGCCGCATACGTTCATGAGCGGCACGCCGGCGATCGGTTTCCTGTTCTGTTTCGCCAGTTTTATCGGCTTCGAAGCGACCACCATCTATAGCGAAGAGGCGAAAGACCCGCAACGCACCGTGCCGTTGGCGACCTACATTTCGGTGCTGCTGATCGGCGTGTTCTATGCGTTCTCCGCGTGGTGCATGGTGATTGGCGCGGGCAGCGACAAGATCGTCAAGACGCTCACCGCGTTGAGCGACCCGACCACCTTCCTCTATTCGCTATCCGATCACTACGCCAGCAAGACCCTGACCGCGGCCATGAGCGTGCTCTTCATCACCAGTGTGTATGCGGGCTTGCTGGCGTTTCACAACTCCGCCTCGCGCTACTTCTTTGCCACCGGCCGTGAAGGTTTGCTGCCGCAAGTGCTGGGCCGCACGCATCGCGTGCATTGCAGCCCGCACGTCGGCTCGCTGCTGCAGACGGCGCTTGCCGCCGTGGTCGTGCTGGTGTTCATCGTCGCGCATGCCGATCCGGTGCTGACGCTGTTCTCCTGGCTCACCAACGTGGCGACGCTTTGCATCATCGCGTTGATGGCGCTGTCGTCGGCGGCGGTGGTGGTGTTCTTCCGACGCCACCATCGTGGCGACGCCGGGGTCATGCGGGTGGGCGTGTTGCCGGTGCTGTCGGGCGTTGCTCTCGCGGTGGTGCTGGTGCTGGCGATCGTGAATTTTCCGCTGCTGACGGGGGCGGGCGTGGGCGTGTCCTACGCCTTGACCGGCTTGCTGCCGCTGTTCGCCGTGGCCGGTGTGATCGCGGCGAGAACGCTCAAACGACGCGACCGTGCCGCGTTCGAGCGGCTGGGGCGATCGAGGTTGTGA
- a CDS encoding porin — translation MRVTLVAASCAWLLSAPLAAHAQSRVTLSGIIDAGVLYANNSGGHADWSTTSGQLTASRWIMTGSEDLGGGSHAIFRLMSPFNIQNGNGTGRAFNVAYLGLADDRFGTLTIGRQWDTTIDTVSGFATNETWAGYVGAHVGDADNTNASFKVSNTVKYASPQFAGLSFGATYGFSNQAAATDGSGGFANNRMMSAGAAYAHGPFAAGIGFLQADRPDAQPAGALGAPGASVYDDYENTFSTSIASTAGVKRQRIWLAGASYQFFGALTLGGMYSKTQYRYLDATALTLDNYEANLTWQVTPAWQTGLAYIRTNGSYSGSGTGNAEPGWDQINLGTSYLLSRRTTLYLIGVAQQGRHAVAQIYGVSPSSTRRQLVVTTGIQHQF, via the coding sequence GTGAGGGTGACGCTCGTCGCCGCGTCCTGTGCATGGCTGTTAAGCGCGCCTCTCGCCGCTCATGCCCAAAGCCGTGTGACCTTGAGCGGCATTATCGACGCAGGCGTGCTGTACGCGAACAACAGCGGCGGCCATGCCGACTGGTCCACCACCAGCGGGCAACTGACCGCCTCACGCTGGATCATGACCGGCAGCGAAGACCTGGGCGGCGGATCGCACGCGATCTTCCGCCTGATGAGTCCATTCAATATTCAGAATGGCAATGGCACGGGCCGCGCGTTCAACGTCGCCTATCTGGGCCTCGCCGACGACCGGTTCGGCACGCTGACGATAGGCCGGCAATGGGACACGACCATCGACACCGTCTCGGGATTCGCCACCAACGAAACATGGGCCGGCTACGTCGGCGCTCATGTCGGCGACGCGGACAACACCAACGCGAGTTTCAAGGTCAGCAATACGGTCAAATACGCGAGCCCGCAATTTGCGGGTCTGAGCTTTGGCGCGACCTATGGCTTCAGCAATCAGGCCGCTGCAACGGACGGCTCGGGCGGCTTCGCGAACAACCGCATGATGAGCGCGGGGGCGGCTTATGCTCACGGGCCGTTCGCGGCCGGCATCGGTTTTCTGCAGGCGGACCGGCCCGATGCGCAACCGGCCGGCGCGTTGGGCGCGCCGGGCGCCAGCGTGTACGACGACTATGAGAATACGTTTTCAACCAGCATCGCCAGCACGGCCGGGGTGAAACGGCAGCGCATCTGGCTGGCGGGAGCGTCGTACCAGTTCTTCGGCGCGCTCACGCTGGGCGGCATGTACTCGAAAACGCAGTATCGCTATCTGGATGCCACCGCGTTGACGCTCGATAACTACGAGGCGAACCTGACGTGGCAGGTCACGCCGGCGTGGCAAACCGGACTGGCCTACATCCGTACGAACGGAAGTTATTCGGGCAGCGGGACCGGCAACGCGGAACCGGGCTGGGATCAGATCAACCTCGGCACCTCGTATTTGCTGTCCAGGCGCACAACGCTTTATCTGATCGGCGTCGCGCAACAGGGGCGTCATGCCGTCGCGCAGATCTATGGCGTAAGCCCGTCGAGCACGCGCCGGCAACTGGTGGTGACAACGGGTATTCAGCACCAGTTCTGA
- a CDS encoding HAD-IA family hydrolase — translation MTDTSAPAAYPKAVLFDLLTALLDSWTSWNHAAGSETTGRAWRAAYLRLTYGCGHYFPYEQLVRDAAKEVGLPESAPLALEADWIKLAPWSGAVDALQALAPHCKLAVVTNCSARLGKQAANLFPVHWDAIVTAEEAGVYKPDPLPYRLALDQLGVQAHEAAFVAGSSYDMFGTAAVGLRTYWHNRVGLPLVSGAQPPEIESPALDLLTPWLRRFGAN, via the coding sequence ATGACCGACACATCCGCACCCGCCGCCTACCCGAAAGCGGTGCTCTTCGACCTTCTGACCGCGCTGCTCGACTCATGGACGTCGTGGAACCACGCCGCCGGGTCCGAGACAACCGGCCGCGCATGGCGGGCCGCCTACCTGCGTCTGACCTACGGCTGCGGCCACTACTTTCCGTATGAACAACTGGTGCGCGACGCGGCCAAAGAAGTCGGCCTGCCCGAATCCGCGCCGCTCGCGCTCGAAGCCGACTGGATAAAGCTTGCGCCCTGGAGCGGCGCCGTGGACGCGTTGCAGGCGCTCGCGCCGCATTGCAAACTGGCGGTGGTCACCAACTGCTCCGCGCGCCTCGGCAAGCAGGCGGCGAATCTGTTCCCGGTTCACTGGGACGCCATCGTGACCGCCGAAGAAGCCGGCGTGTACAAACCCGATCCGCTGCCCTACCGGCTCGCCCTCGACCAACTCGGCGTGCAAGCGCACGAAGCCGCGTTCGTCGCGGGCTCCAGTTACGACATGTTCGGCACCGCCGCCGTCGGCTTGCGAACATACTGGCACAACCGCGTCGGCTTGCCGCTCGTCAGCGGCGCGCAGCCGCCCGAGATCGAGTCACCCGCGCTAGATCTGCTGACGCCGTGGCTGCGCCGCTTCGGCGCGAACTGA